The segment ACGTCATTTTCGGCCAGTTCGATAATGTTATCTGGAGGAATCGTTTCGCACCATAGCTGCAAAAATGTTATCGCATagttttcatataattaataataagcgtgcaaataaaaagtatatttttattaattgttctaATTTGATTGCTACAGTTCTTTAATATATCCGTAATACGTACATTagctaaagaaaaaaagtcgATCGTTACTCAATTCTTCTAGGCTCGGCAATGCGGCATCTGGTTTTCTCCTTCTTCCTTCTTCGATAAGCTCTATATACCGCTTGTAATCTCATTGTGTCCGTGATATTATCACCTATCGTCCGGTTGTGGTTCTAcaatttttgtcaataaatACAGAATgcacgaaaaatagcgataattTTTGAACGTACAGTAAGCAACACATCtctattttgttatttgttctcttatcgataaaataattattaaactgtTCCATGAAACAATCTGCCTTTTTATCGTGTCGGCCATTTCTGATAAATACACTCCATGTAATTACCGTTCTTATCGTACACGTAtcctattttaaaataactctattttatgttaaatactttcaaatagaatttcaagcatttttatataaagttaaaaatatgtatgtatgaatTATTGGAATAATTAAACACCGCAGATACAAGTAGACTGTTATTTTGTAACGTACCGGTATCATCGAAACCATGATTAACTTCGTGAGCCATGAGAAATCcaatatactaaaattaataGCTCTGTGATAAATAGtagacagaaataaatttttattaagaattatattaatataaagttcagagataatgcaattataaatttattacagacGTCACGGtagattttaatcaaaattaatcactTACATTGGTCGACCGTAAGTGAAAAATAGACTCTGAAAATCTGCTGCCGTCACAGCTGtcatcaaagaaaataaatattaattatcaaataaataatacgtaattattgataacatataaacttttcatcttttattatttttttaaagcaaaaaaaccgatctgtttataattaaattatatttaaagaaaattattataagtgacttacagaaaaataaaccGCCTcatgataaatttcaattgtGCACAGTACACAGTTAATGTATTGAAACGTTCTCTTCgtacaaaaatgtaaagtcgttttgtgcaatttattcattcatattattatttgagcggaaaaaataaatctgttgATACACGATCACATTGAATTGATAAAACCTAAGGTCAGAGCTTCCTCTTTCATTTTgctgatttaaattataaatttatgcgaGCGCTTGAAATAATACTGCTTTTCCTCTCATATTAGTTATTATTCCTtcgatttttaaatctaacaaaataatattcaatatttgatCTCTAAGAAAATGTCGATCTATATAATACTATagtatttaatagaaaataaatctattacaattcaaaatttatgaatttaataattcatggatttaataattgagagaaatccactcttttaaaaaaaaacatgtaaattttcatgcttttttatgtcatttaCATGTTTATTCTATGCTGATTAACTATCTTGATGTGTGTTTTGCATTACTTCGTTCTGCGTTCTATCGAGTTATCATTGCAAAAGTTGCATACTTTGACAGTTCATATCATAAAAACGTCTGTagtgtattaaatttaaacgagaaactaaataatattaaccaATATGTATCAATAcacgttttatataaaataacgtgTATACAAgactaaaaaaatcaaatacgtatttacatataaaaatacagatggctataatattttatttcataaatttaaatacatagcTACAATGGGAACGAAAGGCTTAATAACATACAAAAGGgagaatatgaaaaatatttcaaattatacatataaaaaaagaaagaagaaaaaataaataattataatttagatatCTTTTAACTGCGTGATTTATGTTGGGTGATATGATTTTGCTATTTAACATTTCGTCATTTCTAGtgaatttgtataatttttcacaagCAGTCTCTTATTGTAttggattattattaatctgtattattattaacttgtcttattattaatcttcAGTACCGCGGTTCGATGCGGATGTATGCGTGGTGACGCGCGAGCGGCTGATAACATATGTAAGCGGCATGAGCGTGCCGACCACAAGACTTTCTTTTCTATTCGATTActtcaatttcaaatttagtAATGTAATGAAAGAAGCAAAGAAATGTTCAATTCGTTATTAGAAGGTCGTATGTTCGGACCTGCTTACGCTACGCagcatataaaatgttttataaaatcgcCTTAAATCTTTGTTCGAAGATTTAAcgaagaaaaaggagaaaCGGATGGCTCTTGTCACAAAGCgatgataatattgtattatatttattaaaaatataataatgatatatgtttctttgttattctaaaagaaattaatgacaCACTTGTGTGtctagtttaataaaattacttagttTATGTTCTTCTATCACAAAATCTATCAAAACCTTTTTATACACTCAATATATCCTTTAACATATTCTTTCAATATAtccttattaatatattattaagacacgtcaaaattattttgtgcgCAGACGAATAACGAATAATGTCTGgtacaaaacaaattaaaaattattcaaaaattgacCGACGCACGTTTTGCGATTTCCTTTCCTCTGGATACGCATTCACACGTGTTCATAATGTCTCGACCACTATTCTTCGAATGAGTAACTTTGCGGCAAACAATGATGCTGACGGCAATAATAATCCTGGCCATTTTCATTGTGACACCTCGTTCCATCGGGAAAATATGGATTGATACCATGGTCGAGCATTTCCAAGCGTGGTGCAAAATAATTAGGATAATTCTTTCGTACACAGTATATAGTACAGGCAACCCACGGTTTATCAACTTCATGAGGAGCCTGCCATCCCGGCTTCATTGTCAGGTCAAACATGATACGGCTGAATTCAGTGCATTTCGTAGTAGTGAACTCGGTGATTGTCTTGCGATTTTGCCGACAGAGTGAAGAATCATCGCACAAAACCACGTCGTAATATGGTCCAAAGCAATTGGCTGTTCTGTGAGTCTCATGTTTGCAAAAACGTCGTTTGACTAATGCGCCTTTAGATTCTTCCAAACAACTGCTTTTACAAGTGTCTTCCTTCCATTCACTCCAGTTATCGTCTTCacaatacttaaaaatgtatGGCGGCTCGATAACTGGTACGCATTCTTCTCTGCGACATTCCTTCCCAAGTGCGCAATGAGTTCCTAAAAAagaatcgataaatttaacgCTGTAGTATCAAGTCAGAATAAAAGATGTACCTGCTAACGCCGGTCCCGTGAAATAATACGTATTCTTGTGAGGGGTTTCgcattgtaaattttgacATATATTGTTTAACGTGACTACGTTAGCATCTTTGTCGCGCAAAAATAGTTCGCATTGTGCTTTGGCGGTCCATTCTCTTCCAGCTAAATTAAGATAACTCCGATTTTCGAATACATATGCGTCATTTTCGGGTGTGACATCATCTAGAAGACACGTATATGATGACCGGTATCTGCTTATTGTGTAACGACTCTTACTGGACCATATTATCTGACGTTTTTTATCATTGTAGCTATCCGACATTATGTAATCGTATTTGTCTTCCGGGTTTTCTGAATCGTGTTCCAATCCTAAACtattgaagaaataaattaggaatcacgaaaatatatttttctttgcattattcaattaaaatatttttatgtattaggaccttgaataagttctcgctgttttttttgttaaaaaaaaacattaatttaaaatataaggcttacaataactttactcaaagtattgtccatcattagagaccactttctcccatctttctggcagtaattgaatcccccgtcgaaaaaacgattcatcttttgacgcaatccatgaatcgacccatttttcggtttcttcgaaagaatggaagcgctgctcgctcaaaccatgcgccatcgaccgaaacaagtggtaatccgagggggctatgtccggtgaatacggcgggtgaggtagaacttcccattgaagcgtttccaggtaagttttgactggttttgccacatgtggccgagcattgtcatgtaacaaaatgactttgtcgtgtctctgcccgtatagtggccgcttttcttttagagctcgactcaaacgcatcatctgaagtcgatagcgagctcccgtgatagtttcattaggtttcttcgtcttcaaactttgtcggtgctccagaacgttctttatcttcaaggtcaaagtcattatttttaaagcgcctaaaccagtctctgcatgtcgtattcgacagagcattgtcaccatatgtttcaacaagaattctgtgtgcttcagctgcagatttcttttgaataaagcagtgcaataaaattccccgcaaaaacactttatttggcacaaaagtagacattttcgcaataggtaattaaacacgtggttgacactgtggtaaactgtatctactagaatttgaggttacatatagtactacttagctgatgcgtttccgtacgaaattccatgcacagagtgccgctacgccatcttttaagaaacagcgagaacttattcaaggacctaatatTTTGTAGTTTATTCATAGTTAAAGtactacaaaaataaacaattaaaaaatcaaatttttccaaaaaatttatttacttgttGACATTAAACTGTACAATTACAAGgattctaatataaaatttaatttttatttaatttgtacagATGAAACTAATATATAGAAAGTTAGATATGACCCAGTATATATAAACTTACAGGTGGCCAATCTCATGAGCAGCAGTAGAAAATGATGTTAAACCTGAAGATATGATTTCAGATGCATGGAATTCTGTTATTGcgcaagatatattttttgatggTGTGCATATGCCATTGCGGTAGGATACTCCCAAAATGGAATAAGTCTCCAAATATTTACCAATTATTGGTATGtccaaattataataaatatctcttCCGGTTAGATAAAGGCCAACGTCCCAGTGACGCGGATCATTATCATCCGGAGGATTGTGAGTGTACATGTAATTGCAGGACGCATTCAATAGATCTATAAAGTAATCGCTGACAACTGGTAAATTTAACGGTTGTTTTTCCATAATCTCCAAACGTATCAACGAAATATCGAAGGAATGATGGAATCCCAAAGAAACATGATGGAATAAAGCCTGAATACAATTTACATACGCTAATATCGTATAGCGTAATTTTTCCTTATCATTGCTCAGAAGAGGCATGATTGAGCGATATGCTACTTCGTCGAAGAAAACAGCAAGTTTTATGGTCAACCTTACTTGCAATTCTCGAACGCGACGTCGCTTCGGTTTAAAATTGTACCTGTGAAACTGATTTAAATCACCAAAATATTGCTGTGACTTTTTAACAAGATGACGTTTGCCAaatgaaagattaatttcCTCTTTAACACAAAAGTCGTCGATTAAGGACAGAGGCTCAAACTCGTTCCGCAAAGGCCGAATATCTAATGTATCGTTTTCCATAAAAATGATTCCTTCctacttttaagaaaaatatacttgCTTTTTACGTGACATgcttatttgaaaaatagaaataatcaaAGGTAAAATTGAGACATAACATTTTCCAAATAGTTTGTTTTCATATGATACTACTGACCAATCCATTTCCTCGACAAAAGTTGATGGCCGCAAAGCTGACATGATCTTCGTGAAGATAAAAACAAGAATTTGATGCTTTTAACTGCGACAAATTTTCTGTAACGCcttttgcattatatttccatACTTCAAACGCAGATAATACAGTCCGATCGTTTCTACGCAGATTCAGCTCAATTAATTTTCCGAAAACTTTCAAAGTTAATGGTATCTGCAAATTggataattaagaaaatactGGATAATTCTCAATTAACGCTTTGGACGCAGAGCAACAAATAATACACTACCATAAAACGAACGTACCTTCTTCATGCCTGTCGGATTCCATGCCGgcagcaatattatttcacTATCTTGTGTGATATACGCGTACGTTACATTCAATAAAGTTATTAACACCAATTTCAATATAAGAAGCATGTTTTATTTGCGTTTTTCGATTTCAaatacttgaaaatattttgttaaagcacttttatatattacaatttttatatacatactttatAAGACACCTACATTTGTTATAACTTAGAAGATCGCGTATGAAACACGCACTGTCATTTGGAtttgagaatattatataacatctATTGTGTATATCTTcttgcttatatatatatatatatacatacataattgtTTTCCTTTCAGTTATGTATCATATATTTGGCACGTGACACTTGCGATAACGgtggaatttaaaaaaaatacaatctatgattaaaatgcaaaaaatgtaatattatttataaatattttatttattcacaaatgtcaaattttaatcaataacaATCTAATTTTCTAGATAACTAAAACATTACATTGCTTGCCTACacgaaataaaatgcaaagaaaaaatacattaaaattcaactccaaatttattattaatttatttacgtttcatcgaattatttcaccgaatatttgttattaatcataaaaattaaaaaaattttaattctaacaataatgataaagcaaaaagaaatgttaatatatacaattttgcataataattgtttcaaattgaaattatatcataattatatgtaaatattgctaaaattttatattctacaaaacctaaaaaagaaagaaaaagacggATAAAGATGTCACCAAGGaatagttatattataatattatttttatcaaagatatagtaataataaatattttgttgtaattacCAAAATAAATGCCATGAGTAGCATGTGCTTGTGTGTttagtaaaacaaaattacttagtacattttccaaaaaaaaacccattaaaaacttatatttattcaatatatcctatattctttaaaaatgccgaaattatttttgcacgcaaataaataacaaataatgtttggtacaaaacaaatttaaaaccGTTGACTCACTTTGTAATGTTCTTTTCACCGAATATTCATAACACATATGGATAGTATCTTTACCATTATTCTCCAAATGAGTAGCTTTGCGGCAGACAACGATGCTGGCGGCAGTAATAATTCTGATCATTTACTTTGTGACACCACGTTCCATCGGGAAAATACGGATTGATACCATGGTCGAGCATTTCCAAGCGTGGTGCATAAGTAGAATAGTCTTCTCGTACACAATATATAGTACAGGCTACCCACGGTTTATCAACTTCATGAGGTGCCTGCCATCCCGGCTTCATTGTCAGGTCAAACATGATACGGCTGAATTCAGTGCATTTCGTAGTAGTGAACTCGGCGATTGTCTTGCGTTTTTGTCTACATAGTGAAAAATCATCGCACAAAACCACGTCGTAATATGATCCAAAGCAATTGGCTGTTCTGTCAGTCTCATGTTTGCAAAAACGTCGTTTGACTAATGCGCCTTTAGATTTTGGCAAACAACCGCTTTTACAGGTGTCTTTCTTCCATTCACTCCAGTTGTCATCTTCACAATCCTTGAAATTGTATGGCGGCACGATAACTGGTACGCATTCTCCACCGCGACATTCCTTCCCGTGTGCGCAATCAGTTcctaaaaaaaatcgataaatttaacgCTGTAGTATCtagtaagaataaaaaacgtACCTGCTAGCGCCGGTCccgtgaaataatatatatttttgtgaggGGTTTCGCATTGTAAATTTTGGCATATATCATGTAACGTGACTACGTTTGCATTCTTGTCGCGCAAAAATAATTCGCATTGTGCTTTGGCAGTCCATTTTCTTCCGGGTAAATtgagataattttgattttcaaatacataTGTGTCATCTTCGAGTCTGGCATGATCTCGAAGACATTTAAacggatatttatttattgttttacgGCTTTGCTCGGACCATGCTACCCGAATTTTATTGGTATAATATGTTGACATTATGTATTCGTATCTGTCCCCTGAGTTTTTTGAATCGTGTGACAATCCTAAACTATTGAACAGATAAATTAGTAatcatgaatatatattttactttgcattacttaattaaaatatctttatatattttaaagtttatacaTAGTTAACGTAttgcaaagataaaaaatcaaagtatcaaatttctcacaaaaaaaaagaagaaaagattcTTTACTTGTTGACTTTAAACCGtacgattaaataaattaaaatataaaatgtatattttacttaatttatacgCATAAAACtagtttatatatacttacacGTGACCAACCTCATGGGCACCAATAACAGATGATTTTAAACCCGAAGATATGATTTCAGTAGCATGGAACGTTGCCATCaagcatgaaaaattttttatgcatacgCCATGGGTGTAAGATGCTCCCAGAACATAATTATACGAATCGTCTTTCAAaagtttatcaaaatttaatccGGTTAGGTAAAGACCAATGTCCCAGTGACGGAGATCATTATCGTTCGGAGGATTACGAGCTTCCGCATAGTTGCAGAACAACCTCAGCTGTTCCTTATAGTCACTGTCGACAACTGGCAAATCTACCGGTTGCTTCTCCATAATCTCCAAACGTCTCAACGAAATATCGAAAGAGACACCCAAACTCGGATGATGGAGGATAGCCTGAATACGATTCACATACGCTAATATCATATGACGTATTTTTTCCTTATCGTTGTCTAGAAGAGGCATGAATATGCGATATGCTGCTTCGTCGAAGAAAACGGCAAGTTCAATGGTTAACGTTTGTTGCGCATTTCGTACGCGACGTTGTTTCGGTTTAAAATTCTTCCAGTAATGAAGATTTAAATCTCCAAAATATTGCACTGACTTTTTAACAAGATGAGATTTGCCAAATGAAAGATTAATTTGCTCTTTAACGCAAGAATCATCGATTAAGGACAAAGGCGCAAAGTCGTTCCGCAAAGGCCGAATCTCTAATGTGACGTTTTCCACAAAAACGAGTCCTTCCtacatttaaaaagatttttttgtttctttacttGTCGTGttgtattttgtttattgttgttttttcgtcaaatataaaacaaggagaaataaagatttaaattga is part of the Linepithema humile isolate Giens D197 chromosome 3, Lhum_UNIL_v1.0, whole genome shotgun sequence genome and harbors:
- the LOC105679436 gene encoding A disintegrin and metalloproteinase with thrombospondin motifs 2-like; this encodes MLLILKLVLITLLNVTYAYITQDSEIILLPAWNPTGMKKIPLTLKVFGKLIELNLRRNDRTVLSAFEVWKYNAKGVTENLSQLKASNSCFYLHEDHVSFAAINFCRGNGLEGIIFMENDTLDIRPLRNEFEPLSLIDDFCVKEEINLSFGKRHLVKKSQQYFGDLNQFHRYNFKPKRRRVRELQVRLTIKLAVFFDEVAYRSIMPLLSNDKEKLRYTILAYVNCIQALFHHVSLGFHHSFDISLIRLEIMEKQPLNLPVVSDYFIDLLNASCNYMYTHNPPDDNDPRHWDVGLYLTGRDIYYNLDIPIIGKYLETYSILGVSYRNGICTPSKNISCAITEFHASEIISSGLTSFSTAAHEIGHLLGLEHDSENPEDKYDYIMSDSYNDKKRQIIWSSKSRYTISRYRSSYTCLLDDVTPENDAYVFENRSYLNLAGREWTAKAQCELFLRDKDANVVTLNNICQNLQCETPHKNTYYFTGPALAGTHCALGKECRREECVPVIEPPYIFKYCEDDNWSEWKEDTCKSSCLEESKGALVKRRFCKHETHRTANCFGPYYDVVLCDDSSLCRQNRKTITEFTTTKCTEFSRIMFDLTMKPGWQAPHEVDKPWVACTIYCVRKNYPNYFAPRLEMLDHGINPYFPDGTRCHNENGQDYYCRQHHCLPQSYSFEE
- the LOC136996921 gene encoding A disintegrin and metalloproteinase with thrombospondin motifs adt-2-like, with the translated sequence MPSILKLVLIILLNVTYASITQDSEILLLPALNPTGMNEIPLTLKVFGKLIQLNLRRNDQTELSAFDVWKYNAKGIAVNFSQSKASNSCFYLHEDHISFAVINFCHENELEGLVFVENVTLEIRPLRNDFAPLSLIDDSCVKEQINLSFGKSHLVKKSVQYFGDLNLHYWKNFKPKQRRVRNAQQTLTIELAVFFDEAAYRIFMPLLDNDKEKIRHMILAYVNRIQAILHHPSLGVSFDISLRRLEIMEKQPVDLPVVDSDYKEQLRLFCNYAEARNPPNDNDLRHWDIGLYLTGLNFDKLLKDDSYNYVLGASYTHGVCIKNFSCLMATFHATEIISSGLKSSVIGAHEVGHVLGLSHDSKNSGDRYEYIMSTYYTNKIRVAWSEQSRKTINKYPFKCLRDHARLEDDTYVFENQNYLNLPGRKWTAKAQCELFLRDKNANVVTLHDICQNLQCETPHKNIYYFTGPALAGTDCAHGKECRGGECVPVIVPPYNFKDCEDDNWSEWKKDTCKSGCLPKSKGALVKRRFCKHETDRTANCFGSYYDVVLCDDFSLCRQKRKTIAEFTTTKCTEFSRIMFDLTMKPGWQAPHEVDKPWVACTIYCVREDYSTYAPRLEMLDHGINPYFPDGTWCHKVNDQNYYCRQHRCLPQSYSFGE